The following are encoded together in the Nocardioides sp. Arc9.136 genome:
- a CDS encoding DeoR/GlpR family DNA-binding transcription regulator: MLAAQRKDRILATLRAEGRVVAKELAAAWDLSEDTVRRDLRELAAEGLLHRVHGGALPASPAVADFAARTSIATDAKTEVARLAAALVRPGQTVAVDGGTTARQLARLLPPDLRATVVTHSPTIAVELAEHPTVEVVIVGGRLFKHSVVAAGAAAHEAIGRVWVDAFFLGVTGIHPTSGLTTGDADEAAVKRAWVARAAETYVLGSSEKIGAASPFEVVPLTAVTAVLTDAGAPERGVAELRAAGVDLRQP, from the coding sequence GTGCTCGCCGCCCAGCGCAAGGACCGCATCCTCGCCACCCTCCGCGCCGAGGGCCGGGTCGTCGCCAAGGAGCTGGCAGCCGCGTGGGACCTGTCCGAGGACACCGTCCGTCGCGACCTGCGCGAGCTCGCGGCCGAGGGCCTGCTGCACCGCGTGCACGGGGGTGCCCTCCCCGCCTCCCCCGCGGTCGCCGACTTCGCCGCCCGCACCTCCATCGCCACCGACGCCAAGACCGAGGTCGCCCGGCTCGCCGCTGCGCTGGTGCGCCCCGGGCAGACCGTCGCCGTCGACGGCGGCACGACCGCCCGCCAGCTGGCCCGCCTGCTCCCACCCGACCTGCGGGCCACCGTCGTCACCCACAGCCCGACCATCGCGGTCGAGCTCGCGGAGCACCCGACCGTCGAGGTGGTCATCGTCGGCGGCCGCCTCTTCAAGCACTCCGTCGTCGCCGCCGGCGCGGCTGCCCACGAGGCCATCGGGCGGGTCTGGGTCGACGCCTTCTTCCTCGGCGTCACCGGCATCCACCCCACCTCCGGCCTGACGACCGGCGACGCCGACGAGGCGGCGGTGAAGCGCGCCTGGGTCGCCCGAGCCGCGGAGACCTACGTGCTGGGCAGCAGCGAGAAGATCGGCGCCGCCTCTCCGTTCGAGGTCGTCCCGCTCACGGCGGTCACCGCGGTGCTGACCGACGCCGGGGCACCGGAGCGCGGGGTGGCCGAGCTCCGAGCGGCAGGCGTCGACCTGCGACAGCCCTGA
- a CDS encoding alpha/beta hydrolase, translating into MTVTIDVPPSQPAEVIKPEGDPGGADTLAEALHTASGRYEEFSDEAARIQWIGGWFGAAADSYREATAEAGDEHAAMGTTVERVGRAVTAYADTLRDLLRTYDEQVERKRSLDDRRTALIADIGATTEATPEVVAALRERATELRIDYSELVTDHDDLQRRVREAEDLLRQAFQAGTSLDAALSDDGGIPQFAQDAMDRPGAPGTGATPEEVRDWWEGLSEAEREAVVASYPELVGAADGLPASARDDANRVVLDDDLATLRAKAEDGTISEAEQQVLDNAEQAEQALEDADAFEDPITGERPGGVLYLYDPGAFDGDGRVAVGVGDLDTADDVAVFTPGITTTMADTTGYTGQMMNLYESTRYNGDGSSVATLFWLGYDAPDAFYDPATLTEGRAEDGGRRLADMVDGLRASRSDDPAHLTAIGHSYGSTATSYAAGDFDLAADDVVLVGSPGAGPADHADDFSVGEDHVYVGRDSRDFVAVLGDEGWIGKGGLGLGTDPSSDDFGATRFEAEDVDRSWHRNTDEAHGSYLAHDSESLYNIGLVVDGHGGDVNTAEHSYDPWYDAPRDPEWDRDPSSGVEGESRTRDQG; encoded by the coding sequence GTGACCGTCACGATCGACGTCCCCCCGTCCCAGCCGGCCGAGGTCATCAAGCCCGAGGGCGACCCCGGCGGCGCGGACACGCTGGCCGAGGCCCTCCACACCGCCTCCGGCCGCTACGAGGAGTTCTCCGACGAGGCCGCCCGGATCCAGTGGATCGGAGGCTGGTTCGGCGCCGCCGCCGACTCCTACCGCGAGGCCACCGCCGAGGCCGGCGACGAGCACGCGGCGATGGGGACGACCGTCGAGCGCGTCGGGCGGGCGGTGACGGCGTACGCCGACACGCTGCGCGACCTGCTGCGCACCTACGACGAGCAGGTCGAGCGCAAGCGCTCGCTCGACGACCGCCGCACCGCCCTCATCGCCGACATCGGCGCCACCACCGAGGCCACGCCGGAGGTGGTCGCGGCGCTGCGGGAGCGGGCGACCGAGCTGCGGATCGACTACTCCGAGCTGGTCACCGACCACGACGACCTCCAGCGACGCGTGCGGGAGGCCGAGGACCTCCTGCGACAGGCGTTCCAGGCCGGGACCTCGCTCGACGCGGCGCTCTCCGACGACGGCGGGATCCCGCAGTTCGCGCAGGACGCCATGGACCGGCCCGGTGCGCCCGGGACCGGCGCGACGCCGGAGGAGGTGCGCGACTGGTGGGAGGGGCTCAGCGAGGCCGAGCGCGAGGCGGTCGTCGCGTCGTACCCCGAGCTGGTCGGCGCCGCCGACGGCCTGCCTGCCAGTGCCCGCGACGACGCGAACCGGGTCGTGCTCGACGACGACCTCGCGACGCTGCGTGCCAAGGCGGAGGACGGCACGATCTCCGAGGCCGAGCAGCAGGTGCTCGACAACGCCGAGCAGGCCGAGCAGGCGCTCGAGGACGCCGACGCCTTCGAGGACCCGATCACCGGCGAGCGGCCCGGCGGCGTGCTCTACCTCTACGACCCGGGCGCCTTCGACGGCGACGGCCGGGTCGCGGTGGGCGTCGGCGACCTCGACACCGCCGACGACGTCGCGGTCTTCACGCCCGGCATCACCACGACGATGGCGGACACCACCGGCTACACCGGGCAGATGATGAACCTCTACGAGTCGACCCGCTACAACGGCGACGGCTCGAGCGTGGCGACGCTGTTCTGGCTCGGGTACGACGCGCCGGACGCCTTCTACGACCCCGCCACGCTGACCGAGGGGCGCGCCGAGGACGGCGGCCGGCGGCTGGCCGACATGGTCGACGGCCTCCGCGCCTCGCGCTCCGACGACCCGGCGCACCTCACCGCGATCGGCCACAGCTACGGCTCGACCGCCACGTCGTACGCCGCCGGCGACTTCGACCTCGCCGCCGACGACGTGGTGCTCGTCGGCAGCCCGGGCGCGGGCCCGGCCGACCACGCCGACGACTTCAGCGTGGGCGAGGACCACGTGTACGTCGGCCGCGACAGCCGCGACTTCGTGGCCGTGCTCGGCGACGAGGGGTGGATCGGCAAGGGCGGCCTCGGCCTCGGGACCGACCCGTCCTCCGACGACTTCGGCGCGACCCGGTTCGAGGCCGAGGACGTCGACCGCAGCTGGCACCGCAACACCGACGAGGCGCACGGCTCCTACCTCGCCCACGACTCCGAGTCGCTGTACAACATCGGACTGGTCGTCGACGGGCACGGTGGGGACGTGAACACCGCCGAGCACAGCTACGACCCCTGGTACGACGCCCCCCGCGACCCCGAGTGGGACCGCGACCCGAGCAGCGGCGTCGAGGGCGAGTCGCGGACGAGGGACCAGGGGTGA
- a CDS encoding acyl-CoA dehydrogenase family protein, with protein MSHAFTESEERQELRKAVFALASKYGHEYVAEKARTGGKVTELWHDMGAHGFLGVNIAEEHGGGGGGMGDLSAVLEEAAAAGAPMLMMVVSQAICGSVIGRFGTPEQKARWLPAIASGEYTMAFAITEADAGSNSHNITTTATKDGDGWVLKGQKTWISGVDEAQGILVVSRAADARTGKLKPCLFVVPTDAPGLEKQPLEMTFDAPEKQWTLFFDDVRLPADALVGDEDAGLLQLFAGLNPERIMGAAYSNGMSRFALAKAVEYAKTRKVWKDQPIGAHQGIAHPLAKVKIELEQSRLLQQKAAALYDAGDDMGAGEYANMAKYAAGEVACNATDIAVHTHGGSGLTRELGLANMLVAARLGRIAPVSREMILNFVAMHSLGLPKSY; from the coding sequence ATGAGCCATGCGTTCACCGAGTCCGAGGAGCGCCAGGAGCTGCGCAAGGCGGTCTTCGCGCTCGCCTCGAAGTACGGCCACGAGTACGTCGCCGAGAAGGCCCGCACCGGCGGCAAGGTCACCGAGCTGTGGCACGACATGGGCGCCCACGGCTTCCTCGGCGTCAACATCGCCGAGGAGCACGGTGGCGGCGGTGGCGGCATGGGCGACCTCTCGGCGGTGCTCGAGGAGGCCGCGGCGGCCGGCGCGCCGATGCTGATGATGGTCGTCTCCCAGGCGATCTGCGGCTCGGTCATCGGCCGGTTCGGCACCCCGGAGCAGAAGGCGCGCTGGCTGCCGGCGATCGCGTCCGGGGAGTACACGATGGCCTTCGCCATCACCGAGGCCGACGCCGGCTCGAACTCCCACAACATCACCACCACGGCCACCAAGGACGGCGACGGCTGGGTGCTCAAGGGCCAGAAGACGTGGATCTCGGGCGTCGACGAGGCGCAGGGGATCCTCGTGGTGAGCCGGGCGGCCGACGCACGGACGGGCAAGCTCAAGCCCTGCCTGTTCGTCGTCCCGACCGATGCGCCGGGCCTGGAGAAGCAGCCGCTCGAGATGACCTTCGACGCCCCGGAGAAGCAGTGGACGCTGTTCTTCGACGACGTCCGGCTCCCCGCCGACGCGCTCGTCGGCGACGAGGACGCCGGCCTGCTGCAGCTCTTCGCCGGGCTCAACCCCGAGCGGATCATGGGGGCGGCGTACTCGAACGGGATGTCGCGCTTCGCCCTCGCCAAGGCCGTCGAGTACGCCAAGACCCGGAAGGTGTGGAAGGACCAGCCCATCGGCGCCCACCAGGGCATCGCGCACCCGCTGGCCAAGGTCAAGATCGAGCTCGAGCAGTCCCGCCTGCTCCAGCAGAAGGCCGCGGCGCTCTACGACGCCGGCGACGACATGGGTGCCGGCGAGTACGCCAACATGGCCAAGTACGCCGCCGGCGAGGTCGCGTGCAACGCCACCGACATCGCCGTCCACACCCACGGCGGCTCCGGCCTGACCCGCGAGCTCGGCCTGGCCAACATGCTCGTCGCTGCCCGGCTCGGCCGGATCGCCCCCGTCAGCCGCGAGATGATCCTGAACTTCGTCGCGATGCACTCCCTGGGCCTGCCGAAGTCCTACTGA
- a CDS encoding biotin carboxylase N-terminal domain-containing protein, translating to MITRLLVANRAEIASRVFRTCRDLGIETVAVHSDADADLPYVREADLAVRLPGSAPAETYLRVDLVLDAARRAGADAVHPGYGFLSENAAFARAVVDAGLTWVGPAPASIEAMGSKIRAKEIMREAGVPVLEAPEHPTEADLPLLVKASAGGGGRGMRVVRTLDDLDAEVARARAEAESAFGDGTVFVEPYVERGRHVEVQLVGSVVFGDRDCSVQRRHQKVVEEAPAPGLRDEVRSAVHDAARKAAEAIDYRGAGTVEFLYDPATERFWFLEMNTRLQVEHPVTEAVHGVDLVALQLASAEGGGAADRPGPPQGHAIEVRLYAEDPAADYQPQSGVLTTFEVPRVPGIRVDAGFGSGSEVTTHYDAMLAKVVAHAPSREEAARKLAGVLSRARIHGVVTNRDLLVDVLRSPEFLAGDVSTAFLGDLAPEGAAEDPGAAVAAALALAERAGAARTVQRGVPVAWRNVVSQPQRTGLEHRDGTVTTVEWLGTRDGYVVDGHGVVAAGCERVTLERDGVRTTYDVLVGGPHGREVVDVDSPRGHARLARVPRFVDPAEQVASGSLLAPMPGTVVRVAVEQGQQVGAGQPVLVLEAMKMQHTVAAPTAGTVTELPVTTGQQVAAGEVLAVVEEEQS from the coding sequence ATGATCACCAGACTGCTCGTCGCCAACCGCGCCGAGATCGCCAGCCGCGTCTTCCGGACCTGCCGCGACCTGGGCATCGAGACCGTCGCGGTCCACTCCGACGCCGACGCGGACCTGCCCTACGTGCGCGAGGCCGACCTCGCTGTGCGCCTGCCCGGCAGCGCGCCGGCGGAGACCTACCTGCGCGTGGACCTGGTCCTCGACGCGGCCCGCCGGGCCGGTGCGGACGCGGTCCACCCCGGCTACGGCTTCCTGTCCGAGAACGCCGCGTTCGCGCGCGCCGTGGTCGACGCCGGGCTGACCTGGGTCGGACCCGCTCCTGCGTCGATCGAGGCGATGGGCTCGAAAATCCGCGCCAAGGAGATCATGCGCGAGGCCGGCGTACCGGTCCTCGAGGCGCCCGAGCACCCGACCGAGGCCGACCTGCCGCTGCTGGTCAAGGCCTCGGCCGGCGGCGGTGGCCGCGGCATGCGCGTCGTGCGCACGCTGGACGACCTCGACGCGGAGGTGGCGCGGGCCCGGGCCGAGGCCGAGTCGGCGTTCGGCGACGGCACCGTCTTCGTCGAGCCGTACGTCGAGCGCGGCCGCCACGTCGAGGTCCAGCTGGTCGGGTCGGTCGTCTTCGGCGACCGCGACTGCTCGGTCCAGCGCCGGCACCAGAAGGTCGTCGAGGAGGCCCCCGCGCCCGGGCTGCGCGACGAGGTCCGCTCGGCCGTGCACGACGCGGCTCGGAAGGCGGCCGAGGCGATCGACTACCGCGGCGCCGGCACCGTCGAGTTCCTCTACGACCCGGCCACCGAGCGCTTCTGGTTCCTGGAGATGAACACCCGGCTCCAGGTCGAGCACCCCGTGACCGAGGCGGTCCACGGCGTCGACCTGGTCGCCCTGCAGCTGGCGTCCGCCGAGGGGGGCGGGGCGGCCGACCGACCGGGACCGCCGCAGGGGCACGCGATCGAGGTGCGCCTCTACGCCGAGGACCCGGCCGCGGACTACCAGCCGCAGAGCGGCGTGCTGACGACGTTCGAGGTCCCCCGGGTGCCGGGGATCCGCGTGGACGCCGGCTTCGGGTCGGGCTCGGAGGTCACCACGCACTACGACGCCATGCTCGCCAAGGTCGTCGCCCACGCGCCGAGCCGGGAGGAGGCCGCCCGCAAGCTGGCCGGCGTGCTCTCCCGGGCGCGCATCCACGGCGTGGTCACCAACCGGGACCTGCTCGTGGACGTCCTGCGCTCGCCGGAGTTCCTGGCCGGCGACGTCAGCACCGCGTTCCTCGGTGACCTCGCGCCCGAGGGCGCCGCCGAGGACCCCGGCGCGGCCGTCGCCGCGGCCCTGGCCCTGGCCGAGCGGGCCGGTGCCGCGCGCACCGTCCAGCGCGGGGTCCCGGTGGCCTGGCGCAACGTCGTCTCCCAGCCCCAGCGCACCGGGCTCGAGCACCGCGACGGCACCGTGACCACGGTCGAGTGGCTCGGCACCCGCGACGGGTACGTCGTCGACGGGCACGGCGTGGTCGCGGCCGGCTGCGAGCGGGTCACGCTCGAGCGGGACGGCGTGCGCACGACGTACGACGTCCTCGTCGGCGGGCCGCACGGCCGGGAGGTCGTCGACGTCGACTCCCCCCGCGGCCACGCCCGGCTCGCCCGGGTGCCGCGGTTCGTCGACCCGGCCGAGCAGGTGGCGAGCGGGAGCCTGCTCGCGCCCATGCCAGGCACGGTCGTGCGGGTCGCGGTCGAGCAGGGCCAGCAGGTCGGGGCCGGCCAGCCGGTGCTCGTCCTGGAGGCCATGAAGATGCAGCACACCGTGGCGGCGCCGACCGCCGGCACGGTCACCGAGCTCCCGGTCACCACCGGGCAGCAGGTCGCAGCCGGCGAGGTGCTCGCCGTCGTCGAGGAGGAGCAGTCATGA
- a CDS encoding acyl-CoA carboxylase subunit beta, with product MLAKVAELDAEHATAVAGGGERYVERHHARGKLTPRERIELLVDEGSAFLELSPLAGWGSDFTVGASVVTGIGVVEGVECLITANDPSVKGGASNPWTLKKIFRANQVAEENGLPTISLVESGGADLPTQKEIFIPGGRLFRDLTRASARKEPTIALVFGNSTAGGAYVPGMSDYTVMVKEQAKVFLGGPPLVKMATGEEADDESLGGAEMHARTSGLADYLAEDERDAIRIGRRIVARLNWRKPAAPVEQRARAYAEPDADPDGLLDLVPTDLKEPFDPREVVARVVDGASAANGVAFDEFKPLYGTSLVTGWARIHGRPVGILANAQGVLFSEEAQKATQFVQLANQTDTPLLFLHNTTGYMVGQEYEQGGIIKHGAMMINAISNSTVPHLTVVMGASYGAGNYGMNGRAFDPRFLFTWPSAKSAVMGPAQLAGVMSIVARAAAEAKGRDFDEAGDAAMRQFVEASIEEQSLPFFLSGMVYDDGVIDPRDTRTVLGICLSVIENKPIVGTDRFGVFRM from the coding sequence ATGCTCGCCAAGGTCGCCGAGCTCGACGCCGAGCACGCCACGGCGGTCGCCGGCGGAGGGGAGCGGTACGTCGAGCGCCACCACGCCCGCGGGAAGCTGACGCCGCGCGAGCGGATTGAGCTGCTCGTCGACGAGGGCTCGGCGTTCCTCGAGCTCTCCCCGCTCGCCGGCTGGGGCTCGGACTTCACCGTCGGGGCGAGCGTGGTGACCGGGATCGGCGTCGTCGAGGGCGTCGAGTGCCTGATCACCGCCAACGACCCCTCGGTCAAGGGCGGGGCCTCGAACCCGTGGACGCTGAAGAAGATCTTCCGCGCCAACCAGGTCGCCGAGGAGAACGGTCTCCCGACGATCTCCCTGGTCGAGTCCGGGGGCGCGGACCTGCCCACGCAGAAGGAGATCTTCATCCCCGGCGGTCGCCTGTTCCGCGACCTGACCCGGGCGAGCGCCCGCAAGGAGCCGACGATCGCGCTGGTCTTCGGCAACTCGACCGCCGGCGGCGCCTACGTGCCCGGCATGTCCGACTACACCGTCATGGTCAAGGAGCAGGCCAAGGTCTTCCTCGGCGGCCCGCCGCTGGTGAAGATGGCCACCGGCGAGGAGGCCGACGACGAGTCGCTCGGCGGCGCCGAGATGCACGCCCGCACCTCCGGCCTCGCCGACTACCTCGCCGAGGACGAGCGCGACGCCATCCGCATCGGCCGGCGGATCGTCGCCCGGCTCAACTGGCGCAAGCCCGCTGCGCCGGTCGAGCAGCGAGCGCGGGCGTACGCCGAGCCGGACGCCGACCCCGACGGCCTGCTCGACCTGGTCCCGACCGACCTCAAGGAGCCGTTCGACCCCCGCGAGGTGGTCGCACGCGTCGTGGACGGCGCGAGCGCGGCCAACGGGGTCGCCTTCGACGAGTTCAAGCCGCTGTACGGCACGTCGCTGGTGACCGGCTGGGCGCGCATCCACGGCCGGCCGGTCGGCATCCTCGCGAACGCCCAGGGGGTGCTGTTCTCCGAGGAGGCGCAGAAGGCGACCCAGTTCGTCCAGCTCGCCAACCAGACCGACACCCCGCTGCTGTTCCTGCACAACACCACCGGCTACATGGTCGGCCAGGAGTACGAGCAGGGCGGGATCATCAAGCACGGCGCGATGATGATCAACGCGATCTCCAACTCCACCGTGCCGCACCTGACCGTGGTGATGGGCGCGTCGTACGGCGCCGGCAACTACGGCATGAACGGCCGCGCCTTCGACCCGCGCTTCCTCTTCACCTGGCCCTCGGCGAAGTCCGCCGTCATGGGGCCCGCGCAGCTCGCGGGCGTGATGAGCATCGTGGCGCGAGCCGCGGCGGAGGCCAAGGGCCGCGACTTCGACGAGGCCGGCGACGCCGCGATGCGGCAGTTCGTCGAGGCCTCGATCGAGGAGCAGAGCCTGCCGTTCTTCCTCTCCGGGATGGTCTACGACGACGGGGTCATCGACCCCCGCGACACCCGCACCGTGCTCGGCATCTGCCTGTCCGTCATCGAGAACAAGCCGATCGTCGGCACCGACCGCTTCGGCGTCTTCAGGATGTGA
- a CDS encoding acyl-CoA dehydrogenase family protein, protein MTNRPNDPGDGDHRRALTGLGAEFTRREIAPHLADWEAAREIPRELHRSAAKQGLLGISFPEEQGGEGGDLLDTVALQEGMLSAGASSGLLSALFTHGIALPHTSAHGSADLVDRYVRPTLAGEKIGSLAITEPGGGSDVGNLRTTAVRDGEHYVVNGSKTFITSGTRADFVTTAVRTGGPGAGGVSLLVVDTDTPGFTVDRKLEKMGWHCSDTAELSYVDVRVPVGNLVGEEDAGFWYIAEQFVVERMALAVHAYGIAGRSLALAAEHCRQRETFGEPLVKRQVVRHKLVEMHRRVEVARAYTHEVARRHVAGETVIAEACLAKQTACDAATYVCHEAVQLFGGTGYMNGTEVEMHYRDARLLPIGGGATEVLTDLAAKLLGYTS, encoded by the coding sequence GTGACCAACCGACCGAACGACCCGGGCGACGGGGACCACCGTCGCGCGCTCACCGGGCTCGGGGCGGAGTTCACCCGCCGCGAGATCGCCCCGCACCTCGCCGACTGGGAGGCCGCTCGCGAGATCCCGCGCGAGCTGCACCGCAGCGCCGCGAAGCAGGGGCTGCTCGGGATCAGCTTCCCCGAGGAGCAGGGCGGCGAGGGCGGCGACCTGCTCGACACCGTCGCCCTGCAGGAGGGGATGCTCTCGGCCGGCGCCTCCAGCGGCCTGCTCTCGGCGCTGTTCACCCACGGCATCGCACTGCCGCACACCTCCGCGCACGGCTCGGCCGACCTCGTCGACCGCTACGTGCGTCCCACCCTGGCCGGCGAGAAGATCGGGTCGCTCGCGATCACCGAGCCCGGTGGCGGCTCGGACGTGGGCAACCTGCGCACCACGGCCGTGCGCGACGGCGAGCACTACGTCGTCAACGGGTCGAAGACGTTCATCACCAGCGGCACCCGCGCGGACTTCGTGACCACCGCGGTCCGCACCGGTGGCCCCGGCGCCGGGGGCGTCAGCCTGCTGGTCGTCGACACTGACACGCCCGGCTTCACCGTCGACCGCAAGCTGGAGAAGATGGGCTGGCACTGCTCCGACACCGCGGAGCTGTCCTACGTCGACGTCCGGGTGCCGGTCGGCAACCTCGTCGGCGAGGAGGACGCCGGCTTCTGGTACATCGCCGAGCAGTTCGTCGTCGAGCGGATGGCCCTCGCGGTCCACGCCTACGGGATCGCCGGCCGGTCGCTCGCGCTCGCCGCCGAGCACTGCCGGCAGCGCGAGACCTTCGGGGAGCCGCTGGTCAAGCGTCAGGTCGTGCGCCACAAGCTGGTCGAGATGCACCGCCGGGTCGAGGTGGCCCGGGCCTACACCCACGAGGTCGCCCGCCGCCACGTCGCCGGCGAGACGGTCATCGCCGAGGCCTGCCTGGCCAAGCAGACCGCGTGCGACGCCGCGACGTACGTCTGCCACGAGGCGGTGCAGCTCTTCGGCGGCACGGGCTACATGAACGGCACCGAGGTCGAGATGCACTACCGCGACGCCCGCCTGCTGCCGATCGGCGGCGGAGCCACCGAGGTGCTCACCGACCTCGCCGCCAAGCTGCTGGGCTACACCTCGTGA
- a CDS encoding acyclic terpene utilization AtuA family protein, producing the protein MADPTTAPLRIGNCSGFYGDRLAAMREMLEGGRDRHRLDVLTGDYLAELTMLILGKDTMRDPSLGYARTFVRQLEDCLGLALESGVKVVSNAGGLNPAGLADRVREIARGLGVDVAVAHVEGDDLRPRAAELGLEGALTANAYLGGFGIAAALAGGADVVVTGRVTDASLVVGPAAAHHGWTPESYDELAGAVVAGHVLECGTQATGGNFSGFRQLIGSGRMDPTKPLGFPLAEVAADGSSVITKHAGTGGAVTVDTVTAQLVYEIQSTRYLGPDVTTLLDTVRLEQVGDDRVAVTGVRGEAPPEQLKVCVNELGGYRNAAEFVLTGLDIDAKADWLREQLAPALTAESVTWTRSALPPADADTEEGASALLRVTVMDPEAGPVAKAFTGPAVELALASYPGFTMTGPPAQPTPYGVYRAAYVDRSAVTHTVVHPDGRREVVPDPPTAPAAAHEEAADAGRRPSPYPAPTDSLTRRAPLGTFVHARSGDKGGDANLGLWVARTGDAGLDQARTTWLAKLITPRKVRELVPEAADLPVEVYLLPNLGAVNVVITGLLGRGVAASTRFDPQAKGLGEWVRSRVVHVQEGLL; encoded by the coding sequence GTGGCTGACCCGACGACGGCACCGCTGCGGATCGGGAACTGCTCGGGCTTCTACGGCGACCGCCTCGCCGCGATGCGCGAGATGCTCGAGGGCGGCCGGGACCGGCACCGCCTCGACGTGCTCACCGGCGACTACCTCGCCGAGCTCACCATGCTCATCCTGGGCAAGGACACGATGAGGGACCCCTCGCTGGGCTACGCGCGGACCTTCGTCCGCCAGCTCGAGGACTGCCTCGGCCTGGCGCTCGAGAGCGGCGTCAAGGTGGTCAGCAACGCCGGCGGGCTCAACCCCGCCGGGCTGGCCGACCGGGTCCGCGAGATCGCCCGCGGGCTCGGCGTCGACGTCGCGGTCGCCCACGTCGAGGGCGACGACCTCCGTCCGCGTGCCGCCGAGCTCGGCCTCGAGGGCGCGCTGACCGCCAACGCCTACCTCGGCGGCTTCGGCATCGCGGCCGCCCTCGCCGGCGGCGCCGACGTCGTGGTCACCGGCCGGGTCACCGACGCCAGCCTGGTCGTCGGTCCGGCCGCCGCGCACCACGGCTGGACCCCCGAGTCGTACGACGAGCTGGCCGGCGCCGTCGTCGCGGGCCACGTCCTGGAGTGCGGGACCCAGGCCACCGGCGGCAACTTCTCCGGCTTCCGCCAGCTCATCGGCAGCGGCCGGATGGACCCGACCAAGCCGCTGGGCTTCCCGCTCGCCGAGGTCGCGGCCGACGGGTCGAGCGTCATCACCAAGCACGCCGGCACCGGTGGCGCGGTCACCGTCGACACCGTCACGGCGCAGCTGGTCTACGAGATCCAGTCCACCCGCTACCTCGGCCCCGACGTCACCACCCTGCTCGACACCGTCCGCCTCGAGCAGGTCGGCGACGACCGGGTCGCGGTCACGGGGGTCCGCGGCGAGGCGCCGCCGGAGCAGCTCAAGGTCTGCGTCAACGAGCTCGGCGGCTACCGGAACGCCGCCGAGTTCGTGCTCACCGGGCTCGACATCGACGCCAAGGCCGACTGGCTGCGCGAGCAGCTGGCCCCCGCGCTCACCGCCGAGTCGGTGACCTGGACCCGCTCCGCGCTGCCGCCGGCCGACGCCGACACCGAGGAGGGCGCCTCCGCCCTGCTGCGCGTCACGGTGATGGACCCCGAGGCCGGTCCCGTCGCCAAGGCCTTCACCGGCCCCGCGGTCGAGCTCGCGCTCGCGTCGTACCCCGGCTTCACCATGACCGGCCCGCCCGCGCAGCCCACGCCGTACGGCGTCTACCGCGCGGCGTACGTCGACCGCTCGGCCGTGACCCACACGGTCGTCCACCCCGACGGCCGGCGCGAGGTGGTGCCCGACCCGCCGACGGCCCCCGCGGCCGCGCACGAGGAGGCGGCCGACGCCGGCCGCCGGCCCTCGCCGTACCCGGCGCCGACGGACTCGCTGACCCGCCGGGCACCGCTCGGCACCTTCGTCCACGCCCGCTCCGGCGACAAGGGCGGCGACGCCAACCTCGGGCTGTGGGTGGCCCGCACCGGTGACGCCGGGCTCGACCAGGCGCGGACCACGTGGCTCGCCAAGCTGATCACGCCGCGCAAGGTGCGCGAGCTGGTCCCCGAGGCCGCCGACCTCCCCGTTGAGGTCTACCTGCTGCCGAACCTCGGCGCCGTCAACGTCGTCATCACCGGCCTGCTCGGGCGGGGCGTCGCCGCGTCGACCCGCTTCGACCCGCAGGCCAAGGGGCTCGGCGAGTGGGTCCGCTCACGCGTCGTGCACGTCCAGGAGGGACTGCTGTGA
- a CDS encoding TIGR03084 family metal-binding protein — translation MSLLDDLLVDLRAEGDQLHAVVSGLDAEGWATPTPAPGWTVATQVAHLVWTDEVAVLSARAATGAAPAWDELVQRAGADPEGFVDAGAHEIARLAPAALLARWGGAREALTAALRDLPAGARMPWFGPPMSATSMATARFMETWAHSLDVHEALGRDLEVTDRVRHVAHLGVRTRDFSFATRGLTPPSDDVRVQLVAPSGATWTWGAEDAAQSVTGSAADLARLVTQRVHRADTDLVAVGPDADRWLDVAQCFAGPPGEGRRPRG, via the coding sequence ATGAGCCTGCTCGACGACCTGCTGGTGGACCTGCGCGCGGAGGGCGACCAGCTGCACGCCGTGGTCTCCGGGCTCGACGCCGAGGGTTGGGCCACGCCCACCCCGGCACCGGGCTGGACCGTGGCGACCCAGGTCGCGCACCTGGTGTGGACCGACGAGGTCGCGGTGCTCTCGGCACGGGCCGCGACCGGCGCCGCCCCCGCGTGGGACGAGCTCGTGCAGCGCGCCGGCGCCGACCCGGAAGGCTTCGTCGACGCGGGCGCCCACGAGATCGCGCGGCTCGCGCCGGCCGCGCTGCTCGCCCGCTGGGGCGGGGCCCGCGAGGCGCTGACCGCCGCCCTGCGCGACCTGCCCGCCGGGGCGAGGATGCCGTGGTTCGGCCCGCCGATGTCGGCGACCTCCATGGCCACCGCCCGGTTCATGGAGACCTGGGCGCACTCCCTCGACGTCCACGAGGCGCTCGGCCGCGACCTCGAGGTCACCGACCGGGTCCGCCACGTCGCCCACCTCGGCGTCCGCACCCGGGACTTCTCCTTCGCCACCCGCGGGCTCACGCCGCCGAGCGACGACGTCCGGGTGCAGCTGGTCGCCCCGAGCGGCGCCACCTGGACGTGGGGTGCCGAGGACGCGGCTCAGTCGGTCACCGGCTCCGCCGCCGACCTCGCCCGCCTGGTGACCCAGCGCGTGCACCGCGCCGACACCGACCTGGTCGCCGTCGGCCCCGACGCCGACCGCTGGCTGGACGTGGCCCAGTGCTTCGCCGGGCCCCCGGGAGAGGGGAGGCGGCCCCGTGGCTGA